A stretch of DNA from Aliarcobacter thereius LMG 24486:
TTATAGCAGATTCGCACTATAATATAAATAATCCAGAGTTTAAAGAAATTTTAAATAAATTAGAACAAAATGAAATTGAGTTTAGTCAGATATTTTTTTTAGGGGATAATTTTGATTTTATTTCAGGTGAGTCAAAATATTTTATAAAACAAAATAAAGAGTTGATAAATATTATAAATAGCTTATCTTTAAAATATGAAATCTTTTATTTAGAAGGAAATCATGATTATAATTTACAAAAGCTTTTTCCCAAAGTAAAAGTTTTTAAAAGGGAAGAACAAGCTTTAGTATTAAAATATAAAGATAAAACTATTGCTATTTCTCATGGTGATAATTTTACATCTTGGGATTATAATTTATATTGTAAGATTATAAGAAATAGCTATTTATTATATTTTCTAAATTTTATAGATATAAATAATTTTATCTCAAAAAGAATTGAAAAAGCTCTTCTTAAAAAGAATATTTGTCATAAAATGGATGATTTTG
This window harbors:
- a CDS encoding UDP-2,3-diacylglucosamine diphosphatase — encoded protein: MSFVLKDNAIFIADSHYNINNPEFKEILNKLEQNEIEFSQIFFLGDNFDFISGESKYFIKQNKELINIINSLSLKYEIFYLEGNHDYNLQKLFPKVKVFKREEQALVLKYKDKTIAISHGDNFTSWDYNLYCKIIRNSYLLYFLNFIDINNFISKRIEKALLKKNICHKMDDFESLARKRVKNYKEDIIIEGHFHQGKSFVIGNQEYINIPSLYCQKDFTRFKDGRFIIESLKD